ACAGTTAATCATTTTAGGGGCGCATATAATATATGCGCCCCTATATTTGTCAGGAAATTAAGTTATTTTAAGTCTATACAAGAATGCGATCGCCTATTCCCAAAGATTAATTTCTACCCTTTAAAGCCCTCTGAAAATTCCGACGATAGGAGGGGTTAACAATGAATAAAGCAGGCCAGAGTAAAGATAAACCGATGCGGTTGGGTAGAGACTGCGTAAAATTTGTTCTTGAGAAACCAGTCCAAAATTTCCAAGCCCCACCTATATAAATCACAATTAAGCCGAAAGTAATAAATTCGCCCATTACGATTAACTCCGTTAATATCTGACTAAATTTGGTAGAAATTGTACAAAATATGTCAGCGATTAATCACCCATATTAGTTTTAAGTATGACGCAAATTTTCGGCTTTGCATTTGTGTTACACAAGTTTACCTGCTGTATCATTTTGTCAGTGGTTTCTTAATACAATTTTTTAGAAAAGTTTCTTTTATCAAGATAGGGTAATTGATTAATACAGGATTCCTATTTAATTTTTGAATAAAACTCCTTACCCTTTAATCTTCTATAATCCTATTGCCTCTTGCCTGACTACGCAAATAATGTCAGATATCAAACCGGATTCCTATAGATAGTTGATAAGAGTAATCATTACGGATTATCTATTTAAAAACATTTTTATATTACTTTTTCCTACTGCCTAGTTGCCTCGATAGTCTTTGGTAGTTAGCATAAATAAACTGATTCAGTGCAGATCCCCCTAACTGATAGGCGCTTAATGAGTTGGCTGTTATGCCACTCGCTAAACTAGTATGATAAGTACTTTTGCTTATTTGTTATATGCTTCTTGCGGGGGTGTTTTAAGTATCAACATCCGTAGGAAACTAGATAAAAACCTAATATTCTCTGACAAATTTAAAAACAGCATCATCTACAAAAAAGTTAAGGAGGATTTATGCGTGCAGTGCTGATGGCAGGCGGTTCGGGAACGCGGCTTCGCCCGTTAACTTGCGATCTCCCCAAGCCAATGGTTCCAATTTTAAATCGCCCCATTGCTGAACATATTATTAATCTTCTCAAAAGACATCACATTACGGAAGTGATTGCTACTTTACATTATCTACCGGATGTGTTGCGAGACTATTTTCAAGACGGGAGCGATTTTGGTGTACAAATGACATACGCCGTCGAAGAAGACCAACCCTTGGGAACAGCAGGCTGTGTCAAAAATATTGCTGAACTTCTTGATGAAACTTTTTTAGTAATTAGTGGTGATAGTATTACAGATTTTGATTTAACACAAGCGATCGCTTTTCATAAACAAAAACAATCAAAAGCTACTTTAATTTTAACTAGGGTTCCTAACCCGATAGAATTTGGTGTAGTTATCACCGATGAAGAAGGCAAAATTAAACGCTTTTTAGAAAAACCTTCAACAAGCGAAATTTTTTCAGATACAGTTAATACTGGTACTTATATTCTTGAACCCGAAGTTTTAGAATATCTCCCATACAATACAGAGTCAGACTTTTCTAAAGATTTATTTCCCCTACTCTTAGCCAAAGATGAGCCAATGTATGGTTACATTGCTGATGGCTATTGGTGTGATGTAGGACACCTGGATGCTTATAGGGAGTCTCAGTACGATGCTTTAGAACAGAGAGTAAAACTAGACTTTGCTTATAGAGAAGATTCACCTGGTTTGTGGGTAGGACAAAATACTTATATTGACCCTTCTGCTGATATCGAACCGCCAGTAGTCATCGGGAATAATTGCCGTATCGGTGCAAGGGTACAAATAGAGGCGGGAACTGTTATCGGTGATAATGTCACTATTGGCGCTGATGCCAATCTTAAGCGTCCGATTGTCTGGAATGGGGCAATTATTGGGGAAGAAGCCCAATTAAGTGCTTGTGTTATTTCTCGCGGAACCCGTGTAGACCGCCGCGCCCATGTTTTAGAAGCCTCGGTTGTGGGTTCTTTGTCCACAGTAGGCGAAGAAGCACAAATTAGCCCTGGTGTTAGGGTTTGGCCGAGTAAGAAAATTGAATCAGGGGCAATTTTAAATATTAACCTGATTTGGGGTAACACCGCCCAGAGAAATCTATTTGGGCAACGGGGTGTGCAAGGCTTGGCAAATATCGACATCAGCGCCGAGTTTGCGGTAAAGCTAGGTGCAGCTTACGGTTCCACCTTAAAACCTGGGGCAAAAGTTGCAGTTTCCCGCGACCAACGCAACGTCTCTCGTATGGTGACGCGATCGCTCATTGCAGGTTTAATGTCTGTAGGTGTGGATATTCAAAACCTCGATGCTACAGCCATCCCCATCGCCCGGACAGTTATCCCCACAATGGGCGTAGCTGGCGGGATACATGTCCGGGTTCACCCCGACCGCGCCGACTATACCCTGATAGAGTTCATGGATAGCAAGGGAATTAATATTTCCAAAGCCCAAGAAAAGAAAATTGAAGGGGCTTATTTTAAGGAAGATATGCGCCGCGCCTTAACCCATGAAATTGGTGATGTCGCCTACCCCAGCCAAGTCATTGACCTTTACTGCACCGCCTTTGAGAAACTATTAAATGTTTCCACCTTGCACAACAGCCGGGCAAAAGTCGTCATCGACTACGTTTATGCTGTATCTGGCGCTGTTCTACCCCAAATGCTAGATAAATTTGGTGCTGATGCAGTCGTACTCAACGCCAGCTTGAATAAAAATGCTGTCACCACAACCGACAGAGAAGCACTGTTGACTCAATTAGGTCATGTGGTGGAAGCGTTAAAAGCTAATTTTGGTGTGCAGGTATCAGCCAACGGTGAACAGCTAATTTTAGTCGATGAATCAGGCTACCCCATTCGTGGCGAACTGTTAACCGCCCTGATGGTAGATATGATTTTGACCTCCAACCCCAGAGGGACGGTAGTTGTACCAGTTCATGCTTCTAGTGCAGTCGAACAAGTAGCCCGTCGCCACGATGGAAGGGTAATTCGTACCAAAGCCAACGCTACAGCCTTGATGGAAGCTTGCCAGAAAAACTCTAATGTAGTCTTAGGTGGTAGCGGTGAGACTGGCTTTATCTTCCCCCAACTACATCCTGGTTTTGATTCCATGTTCTGCATTGCCAAGATAATTGAAATGCTGACCATACAGGAGCGATCGCTTGCCACTGTAAGATCAGAATTACCCCGCGTCATCCACAGAACCCATACCATACGCTGTCCTTGGTCGGCTAAAGGTGCATTAATGCGTTACCTAGTAGAAACCCACCCAGCCCAAAATCTCGAACTCATCGATGGCGTAAAAATTCGTCAACCCTTTGATGACAGTTGGCTGTTAGTTTTACCCGATGCTAGTGAGCCATTAGTACATTTGTATGCTAATAGCAACGAACGCGACTGGGTAGATGAGACGGTGAGAGATTACCGTTACCGCGTCCAGAGTTTCGTGGAAAGGCAGCAAGAATATCACCCGGCGGAAGTGTAAATAACTTCTAAACGCAGAGGGAAACAAAGATTTCTCAGCGCCCCTCTGCGTTTCCACAGTTATTATTTGATTAAAATTAATATTTACTTTATAAGTCGTCTCTAAGTAATACAAGAAGTAATTTTTGGGGAATATTAATACAAAGAACATCAGAAACTAGAGTTCTAGCAGCACAGCTTCTGACAGTTGGATTTGTATGTTTTTTAATTCCCTGGCAAATTTCACTATGTTTCCTGAATCTGAGTATCAACAGTTGCAAGACTGTTTGCAACAGCGAAATCAGCTGATGGTTGATTTACAGAAGACACAACAAGCACTTCAAGAAACGCAGCATAAATTGCTGTTCTTGATGGAACGTAATCCTTTAGGCGTAATTCATTGGAATACAGCGTTCGAGGTGTCCGACTGGAATCCTGCGGCAGAATGTATCTTTGGTTACAGGAAACAAGAAGTTCTTAATCGTCATGGAGTAGGACTAATAGTACCTAGTAGATGTAGGGAGAATGTCAACCAATTAATTGCTGCATTACTCAAGCAAAAGGGAGTAACTCGCTGCACCAACGAGAATTTCAGGAAAGATGGCAAAATTATTACTTGTGAGTGGTATCACAGTCCTCTGATTGATGTTCAAGGAAATGTTACCGGGATTTTGTCAATTGTTGAAGACATTACAAATCACCAAAATAGCTGTAATACTGAAAGCCAACAAGTAGAAATAGCGCTAAGAAAATCTCTTAAAGAATTAGCAGATATAAAATTCGCTTTAGATCAGTCGTCAATTGTTGCTGTCACAAATCATCTTGGGATTATTGAATATGTTAACGATAAGTTTTGTCAAATATCACAGTATCAACCAGAAGAACTAATTGGTAAAACTCATAGAATTATTAATTCTCATTATCACTCTCAAGCATTTTTTCAAGATATGTGGCTGACAATTAGCCAAGGAAAAGTCTGGAAAGGAGAAATTAAAAATCTAGCGAAAGATGGCACATATTATTGGGTAGACACAACTATTGTTCCCTTGTTAGATGCTCAAGGTAAACCTCAACAATATGTGGCTATTCGTAATGATATTACTGCTTGCAAACAAGCAGAAGCACAACTCAGTAAGCAAGCAAAAGAACTGGAATACGCCCTGCAAGAACTGCAACATACTCAATTGCAGCTTATTCAAAGCGAAAAAATGTCTTCTCTAGGTCAACTAGTAGCAGGAGTAGCACATGAAATAAATAACCCAGTTAACTTTATTTTTGGTAATCTCAAACACGCCTACCAATATACTCAGAACTTATTGAAAATACTCAGCCTTTACCAAACCCATTACCCAGAACCAGCCGCAGAAATTCAAAAAGAAGCAGAAAATATTGACCTGGAATTTTTACTCGAAGACTTGCCAAAACTTTACTCTTCGATGACAGTTGGTGCAAACCGTATCAGCGAGATTGTTACGTCTCTACGTACCTTTTCCCGCTTGGATGAATCTGATTTAAAAGCTGCTGATATAAATGAGGGGATTGATAGCACTTTGATGATATTAGAACATCGACTAAAATCCCAAACAAATCGACCTCAAATTTTAGTTATCAAAGAATATGGTAATTTGCCTTTAGTTGAATGCTATCCTGGGCAACTTAACCAAGTTATTATGAATATTTTGCTTAATGCTATTGATGCTTTAGAAGAAAAATTTCAACACAAAAATCATGAGCAGGTAAAGCCTACTATCCATATAACTACAGAAATGCCAACTCCCAAACAAATCACTATCTGCATTAGAGGATGTTTGAAAAGTCGGGAAAGTAGTAAAAAAGCTCTCTCAGTATAAGCTGTAAATGAATAGTAAACAGCACCGAGAGAGCGACATGAGTAAAGCATACCCCAGCAATCTGACCCGTGACCAATATGAATTTCTCAGTGAGCTGATTCCAGAGGCAAAACCAGGAGGACGCAAGCGTGAAGTCGATACGTGGGAAGTTCTCAATGCAATTTTCTATATTTTGGTAGAAGGAGTGAGATGGCGAGGGCTACCAGGAGACTTTCCGCCCTGGCAGACAGTGTACACATATTTCCGTAATTGGCGCAAAGATGGGACGTGGCTGTTAATCCATGACAGTCTCAGGGAGTGGGTGCGAATAGACCAGGAACGACACAAGAATCCATCGGAAGCCATTATCGATAGTCAAAGTGTTAAAAGTGCGGCAATGGTGAGTCAAGACGTAGGTTTTGATTCAGGTAAGAAAATTAAAGGGCGTAAGCGATTTATCACAGTTGATACCTTGGGATTAGTGCTACGAGTCTTGGTCACAGCTAGCTGCCAATGTGGGTGAGCGCGCTGGCGGTCAACAAGTTCTCAAACGAGTCAAACAATCTCAGCCACAGTCTCGCTTAACAACCATCTGGGTTGATGGTGGGTTTGATGGAGAACCTTTCATGCAATGGGTTATGAATTTTTGTCGCTGGATTGTCCAGGTTGTGCTGCGACCAGAGCAAACTAAGGGCTTTGTTTTGCTCAAAAAACGTTGGGTGGTGGAACGCACTTTTGGTTGGTTTATGGGATGTCGCCGATTGGTCAGAGACTATGAATTATTGCCCGAAACATCAGAAACTTTTATCTACCTTGCAATGATCCGTATTATGCTGAAGCGACTGGCTTAATTTTTGACTTCCTAAAACTTTTCAAACATCCTCTTAGAGATAATGGGGTAGGTATGTCAGATGAAGTGCGACAAAAAATATTTGACCCCTTCTATACAAGTAAACCTGTAGGCAAAGGGACTGGTATGGGTTTATCTATTAGTTACCAAATTATTACTGATATGCACAGTGGGTCTTTACAATGTATTTCCTCTATGGGGAAAGGTGCTGAATTTATTATTCAAATTCCCATTCATCTAAAGAAAAACACCTAATACTGATTCTCTATGAAGTTCTGCCAGATAAATAATTTAGAGACGTTACACATAACGTCTCTACAGAAATTGTGCCTAATTAATTGTTAGTCAATTAAGCTTGTGTCACCTTCTCCTTCGCCAAGAACTTCTCTAGTTCCGTCAACGCATCAGCATCAACCTTAGTTTGCATAGGACAGAACTTAGGCCCACACATAGAACAGAACTCAGCAGTTTTGTAAATATCTGCTGGTAAAGTTTCATCGTGATATTCCTTAGCTCTTTCTGGGTCGAGGGATAATTCAAACTGACGGTTCCAGTCAAAGTTGTAACGGGCGCGGGAGAGTTCATCGTCTCTATCTCTCGCACCTGGGCGATGTCTAGCAATATCCGCAGCATGGGCGGCTATTTTGTAAGCAATTAACCCATTGCGGACATCTTCAGCGTTGGGTAAGCCTAAATGTTCTTTCGGTGTCACATAGCACAACATAGCAGTACCATACCAACCAGCCATCGCCGCACCAATAGCGGAGGTTATATGGTCATAACCAGGAGCAATATCTGTTACCAACGGCCCCAGCACATAGAAGGGTGCTTCCGAACATTCTTCCATCTGCTTTTTGACGTTAAACTCAATTTGATCCATTGGGACGTGTCCAGGCCCTTCTACCATTACCTGCACGTCATATTCCCAAGCCTTACGGGTGAGTTGTCCCAAAGTTTTGAGTTCGGCTAACTGGGCTTCATCAGAAGCATCGTGGGTACAACCAGGGCGGAGGGAATCACCTAAACTGAAGG
Above is a genomic segment from Nostoc sp. MS1 containing:
- a CDS encoding mannose-1-phosphate guanyltransferase, producing the protein MRAVLMAGGSGTRLRPLTCDLPKPMVPILNRPIAEHIINLLKRHHITEVIATLHYLPDVLRDYFQDGSDFGVQMTYAVEEDQPLGTAGCVKNIAELLDETFLVISGDSITDFDLTQAIAFHKQKQSKATLILTRVPNPIEFGVVITDEEGKIKRFLEKPSTSEIFSDTVNTGTYILEPEVLEYLPYNTESDFSKDLFPLLLAKDEPMYGYIADGYWCDVGHLDAYRESQYDALEQRVKLDFAYREDSPGLWVGQNTYIDPSADIEPPVVIGNNCRIGARVQIEAGTVIGDNVTIGADANLKRPIVWNGAIIGEEAQLSACVISRGTRVDRRAHVLEASVVGSLSTVGEEAQISPGVRVWPSKKIESGAILNINLIWGNTAQRNLFGQRGVQGLANIDISAEFAVKLGAAYGSTLKPGAKVAVSRDQRNVSRMVTRSLIAGLMSVGVDIQNLDATAIPIARTVIPTMGVAGGIHVRVHPDRADYTLIEFMDSKGINISKAQEKKIEGAYFKEDMRRALTHEIGDVAYPSQVIDLYCTAFEKLLNVSTLHNSRAKVVIDYVYAVSGAVLPQMLDKFGADAVVLNASLNKNAVTTTDREALLTQLGHVVEALKANFGVQVSANGEQLILVDESGYPIRGELLTALMVDMILTSNPRGTVVVPVHASSAVEQVARRHDGRVIRTKANATALMEACQKNSNVVLGGSGETGFIFPQLHPGFDSMFCIAKIIEMLTIQERSLATVRSELPRVIHRTHTIRCPWSAKGALMRYLVETHPAQNLELIDGVKIRQPFDDSWLLVLPDASEPLVHLYANSNERDWVDETVRDYRYRVQSFVERQQEYHPAEV
- a CDS encoding PAS domain S-box protein gives rise to the protein MFPESEYQQLQDCLQQRNQLMVDLQKTQQALQETQHKLLFLMERNPLGVIHWNTAFEVSDWNPAAECIFGYRKQEVLNRHGVGLIVPSRCRENVNQLIAALLKQKGVTRCTNENFRKDGKIITCEWYHSPLIDVQGNVTGILSIVEDITNHQNSCNTESQQVEIALRKSLKELADIKFALDQSSIVAVTNHLGIIEYVNDKFCQISQYQPEELIGKTHRIINSHYHSQAFFQDMWLTISQGKVWKGEIKNLAKDGTYYWVDTTIVPLLDAQGKPQQYVAIRNDITACKQAEAQLSKQAKELEYALQELQHTQLQLIQSEKMSSLGQLVAGVAHEINNPVNFIFGNLKHAYQYTQNLLKILSLYQTHYPEPAAEIQKEAENIDLEFLLEDLPKLYSSMTVGANRISEIVTSLRTFSRLDESDLKAADINEGIDSTLMILEHRLKSQTNRPQILVIKEYGNLPLVECYPGQLNQVIMNILLNAIDALEEKFQHKNHEQVKPTIHITTEMPTPKQITICIRGCLKSRESSKKALSV